The genomic stretch ATGGATCTAGAAGAATTCGCGAGCCTTCAACTGGATAAGCCCTTGCCTGACACACGGGTATGTTTAACTTTTTtccaatatatgtatattactttGTTGAAAATATTGGTTCCTTTTCAAAAAtccgttcctttttttaattaggaCGAAGAGCAATTGAAAAAACATTCTTTAGACATTAAATTAGAAGAGAAGCCTATAGAAAGGGCGCTTCATCTTCTTACGTAAGTACATTAGAATTTAACCTTAACGGTCGTAGgaatgaatattaattgattttcattAAGTAAATTAAGATCGATACTACTTCTGTCAAAAGAAATTTAGCATTATAATGCAATTGTtaacgtaatatataatttgttattacgtctttcaaattaatattttataaagcgtatttaaagaaaaaaaaaaagaaaaaagaaaaaagagaaaaaaaacaataagaaaaatttaattcgtaAAAGACAATAATTTATCTCGCATAGATAAATCGGATGCAACAAAGACAAAATCTTCGTCAAATCGCATAGATCGTATTTCCTCGAAGGATTGCAGaaggattaaataataattctgatATGCAAGCATTCGATTCTGCATATtagagagatataaaaagaaattcgaacgAATGATTCAATTTATTCGCGTATCGTAATCTTAATCTTGACTTAAATCGATTTAAGCATATAGAGCTtcgatcaaaataattatcaatgaaaaagaatcaataaaaattaaatatgatgATTTGTTTAATCgtggtaaagaaaagaaaaaaaaatcgatagaattataagaaatgaTTTAATCGGTAGTATaggttgttgttatttcttatTACGTAAGTTCTTATCCCGCTTATTGTTAGAAAGAGGAATCTGTCACACCATTCACTACACATGATTATCTACGCAGTACAACTTCGATAACATTCGGTTACGTTCGACTTTTCTCGTCTATCGGCTCTACAGAAATGTCCGATGCGACGAAAGAGGAGACAGTGCGGCTCACGAGTCACGACGGCCGTATACTACGTAGTGCTGTTTATATTGTTCTGAGAGTGGGTGTTAGttgttttttcgttaattcattcattcgttcgttcgttcgtacgttcattcgctcgttcgttcatttattcgtTCGCTTGATTGTTCGCGATTcgtatcattctttttttctttgatttacgAAGAATACGTAACATCATGAGAAaggaacattgcattttagTTTCTTACGGACTGGACGAAGACgatgatattttaaatgagAGCACATCCGATCCGTAAGTACTTGTACGACATACTTTTCATTCTCAAAAGTTATGCCTTCCGTTGATCGATGGATGATAGCTGTCCATTTCCTCTTTCCTGTTTTTTCCCGCTATAtgattctaaaaatatatacagcATCGTTCAAGAAGCGCGCAGACCTGTCGTCTAAGCGTCTCTAATTATATTCCTTTAAAGAAATGTACTTTAAGGAAATAGTATCCTATGTACATAAATAGtacaaatataattgaaaagttCTCTTCCCTCTTCCCATTGGTCGGAGACATTGACAATAATGATACTGAtgaattattctcttttatttcgacgtattttaaatatacaaattctAATTGTACTGTAAGATTTGTGTAATAATGAGagaatatctttaaaattttgttttttatttgtgcattctatataattaaaaataatattttttgtacatACTTCCGTCGAcatgatcaaaaaaaaaatttactttgaaaaatttacctattattttctttttttttttttttgcaggaaaggagaagaaatccAAAAACTTAGCGTTATACAAAATTTACCAAATCTTTTAGCTACAGACGCGCAGTCATGTATGTCAAGGGTAGTTCCCAAAATGCAGCAAATTCTTCCTACTGCTTCTACAGAATGTCATATTGCTGCTTCATCAACATTCAAAACTATATTAGAACGAAAGCTTATCAGCCATAGTATCTTTAGTCAAACATTCCTACCAAGTATATTAAACTCACTTGAAAGTCATGATCCaggtataataatttcttctatCAAACAGAGATTTATATTAGATCCAATGTAccttgataaaaattaatataatgctTCTATGTTTTTATTGAAAGTGATATGTCATGCATGGCTGGAGACCTTATTGGATGTGATAGATTTAATGCCAATAGAAGTCATAAAAACACaggtttatatatatcttaacatgattcattcttatattattatttttatctataaaataacaataatattatgtacatatacagatTCTTCCAATGGCCATAAGTAAAGGGCAACTGTCACAACCAGTTTACTCTAGGATGATGTGTAGCAGACTATTAGGAAAAATTTGTGCAAGATTTAATTCCGATATGTAAGTGTTTTTAATCAGtactttgttttatataaatatttatctataccGAAGCAATGTTACAATAAAAGTTGTATTTgctatatagaaaagaaaagaaaattattatttaaatttattaatatgttgCTTTACTCGTGCTAAAACATTGTTAGGATACATAAAGAAGTTCTACCAACAGTACAGTCCCTTTGTCAAGATGTGAATAGTGAAGTACGAGCTAGTATTTGTTTACAACTACGTTTTGTTGCTGAGGGCCTTGGTACTGAGTCTTTAAAACCTTTTTTGCTACCATCTCTTGTAGAATTAGCAAGGGATGAGGAAAGCAATGTACGGTACGCATCTGTACAGACAATAGTATACCTGCTACCTCATTTTCAAGATGGTAAgatatgttatattaaataacataactaaatattttgatgatgtcttataaaatttttttaaatttgaattatgattatatagaaattcgTCATTTACAGATACAATAAAAACCATCATAGGTCCACTTATCAAAAAATTATGTGAAAGTGCTACTAAATTAGAAGATAACGTGATATGTATAATTGCTCAGGAATTTGGAAAGCTTGTTCTTGGTTTAGAaagtaagaaattattttttttatattcaatatttctattgtcaggtatagaaaaaaaatattactcgctaatataataataaaatatatataaaggatgcTTTATATCTACttagagataaaaattttaattgatataataataataaaaattttaattgataataaaaattaaataaatataaaaagtttaattgatttttaaattattttcaaaaaaatatttaaaaatttatcttaatttctattagattttacataaaaaattatgaagaaaaGTTCATATTTTTCCtcctatttattataatttagccattatttttcataatacttATCTCAAAACACTATACATAtgttctataaaatattataattttagaatATCTATCACCTGCAGAAAAGTCATGGTTCTTGAAGTATTTTCAACAACTTGCACAAATGGGTATTCCATCTATGAGGAAACAAATTAAACCAGACCTTCCTCTAGTAAGCATTagaatattcaaatttatcaataatcaatatatcaaattgaaatttaaaatataatttttagctTGATAGTAATTCTATTGATTATGAAAGATGCTTGGAATGTCGACGATGTTGCGCATTTAATCTACCTGCTATGTTCATCTTTACATCAGCTTCTTTAGAAGATGTAGATTCTTTACTTTCTACTTTTAGTGCTTTAACcaatgattcttattatataattagaaGAACAGTTGCAAGTGGAATCCACGAAGTAAGTAATACaacataaattttcaaaataatgatggataatattataatagatattttttttaatttgtttaaataatataaaaattaggtTGCGAAAATATTAGGAATGAAAAGTGGCAGAATCAAAGCTGATTTCGTAAAATTGCTAAAGGATGATCCTGAGGaagtattacaaaaattaGTTCCGAACATATCATCAACACTTGAATCTTTAGTTGAAAGTCAAATTATTGGAACAGATAAaatggtaaaaataatttaataattactgaaattaaatataataaatcttaaatatactaatgttcaattaaattcataaattaCTACTTGATACAGGATTCTACTTTAATGGAAATAGGCAGAGCTTTGTTGAAATGTGAAGCAGAAATTGCATCCACAAATAACTGGAGACTGGCTTCTACTATGCATGCACAACTTGAAATATTGCCCAAATGTTTTCCCAGtgactttatattttcttattttgtacCAGTGAGTTCATCTAGAATCTTACATGCAGTgagtagaaaataattattgaaccTCTCTTCTATATCGttatatgttaaaataatttcctaaaacatattattattatatgaatattcaaatataaaaatattttacaattttctttaaatttcagAGGCCATTACCAGTGCGTCTTGCCGCCGGAAGATCGCTTCTTGTCTTTCTACGGTACAATACTAAGCTTATGCAAAGAGCAGAACTTAGAAACAGAATCAATGTTGAACTAGCTAATAATCCCGATTGTTATGTGAGAATGATGTTCGTCCGTATGATGGTAGAAGCATTGGCTATGTATTCTTCTACCTATTTTAAAGAGcacttttttactatattattaaatcttacTGAGGATTCTGTAGCTAACATCAGATTAAAAGTAGTGTCTTTATTACCCATTTTAAAAAGTCAACTTTGGATACCTgcagataaaaaattattgacaGCATTGGAAGCAACAGTCAGACATTTACTGACCaatgaaaaggataaagatgTAATAGCTACGTTAACGAGCGTCGTTCAGAAGTTAGAACAAACGGATGTCAGATATGAAAGGCAGAGTGTAAGTTATTTATGCAATTGAATTAGCGTTAAAATAGAAACTGATTTCTtaataatagatgtttgattatAGGTTGCAAATAAAATAACTAAGCAAGATTTAGAGGATGCTAAAAAattagatgaagaaaaaaaactattgaGTTTAAGCACTGGAAAGTCTCCTACTTCTGCTGGAACAACTTCGAAAAAAACTATCAGTCCTCGTAAgtacataatattaaaataaaacttaaaattagtagaaaaatcaaattattttttatgtatgtcaatttatatatatatatatatgtatatatatgtatatatattattttttatgtatactaAATAGCTGTACGAGGACGAGTAATAGAAGGAACAACAAAAACTCTGTAAGTTAaactttttataatgattaaaattttacttattttattaaatattatttgtaattattttattatattttatcacatTCTATAttctcattgatattatttacatatgtttCAGACCACACCCTCGAACGAAAGTAGAGCAGTCTCCGCAATCAGTTAAAGTACATAATGTAACTAAATCACCACCTGTGAAACGTAagcttaattattttttattcttataattacttGAGTAAACTATGTATTTCTATAGAttacttcgttttttttttcctttttatagatattacaaCTCCTCGAACAGAAGCTTTAAAGAACAGGTAAatacgtttttatatttactcctttattttttttatatctagtgctttgtttttataagattgatatataaattgcTGATATAACAGCTTTCTTGCTTCAAACAAATGtataaaactaatatatagtgatatattttcgattagtaatcttataaaaataattaggacagatattttaaaaaaagaattggaatatatacatacgtacttaatattaaataacagGCTTTTCGCATGCTAAACGGTTTTCTTTTGaatctattgttttttttttcaagctacattttttttcatctatctgtcattgatatatatgatataactaatatatcttttatattaagaCATATACATCCAGAATTATTCAATTAAGTTAAAACAAGATCTATATGCTAGCATTCGTGTGCTTCTAGTATTTCTAGCAGCAACTTAACAAGAGATTGGTCTAACAAAATCCACCTGATACAGTATCTGGAAAGAATGGGTCAATCCTCTTCAACCATTAATGTATCCTCTTCATTTAGATGGCCATATATGTGTGATCTTGAACATAAGGGATTTACATCTCATTCTACATGTTATAATATAGATCCACAATACTTGTATCCTAGAAGTAAACTAAAACAAGATATTCTAAAAAGTATCCTACCAACAGATCCTTACTCGCAAAAAGCTTCTACTAACATTGTTGTCGGTGATAAAACACCAACCATTGCAAACTTTCCCATGAATTATAACAACTCTTGTTGGGCTTCTAGTTCTGTGCATGAGATACCTGTAACACTGTCAGACAACGAGTTCCTAGTGGATGCAGGTATTAGAATACCAAAACTTTCTTCACCCAAAAATACACCAAAGTGTCCAGTGGAAAACTTAAAAATAGCCATTacaagaatgaaaagagagaccGATGGGGAGCAATCTTGGAGAAGCAGTGCAAGTTATAAAGGAATAGAACCTAAAAGACATTCTTCCATTGAATATGAGGACCATACCAAAACAATTGCAAATATGACTGATCAATTGAAAACTATACGTTCTATGGATTATGTAGAAGGTTTAAGACATCGAAATATGTTAAAGGAAAATTCGAATGAGCAGTCGATAGTTAATTCAGAATCAAAAACTGAAAGATATTCAGTATTCCGtcgtaaattaaaatttggATTTGATGCGAATCAAGGAAGATCTATAGACGACAAAGTTAAGagaaattctttaatattagataaagatagaacaAAAATTACCCAACCAAAATGTACAATAGAAAGTCTTAAACGACATTCTATGAATTCTGGTTTGAAACACCCAGACTATTCTAAGGATTCTAAACAAAAGTTCAAACGACATAGTTTAGATATGACAGATTATTTTGGTCGAAACTTAAGACGATATTCAACTTTGGATGTAAATCATAATCAAGGAGTTAGTAAAATTCCCCTAAGAGGTGTTGTATCAGGTAGTAGAACAGCACCAACTACTAGAGCTTCCAGTCCTGTTTGTTTAGGATCTATAATCAGGTTTAATAGTGAAGAGATCGAAGATGTCCCAAGTTCTACTACCGAACGGCATTTAACAAGAAGTTTAAGTAATGAACAGCTCAATAAAATACGTCGTATACTTGTACTTTCACGTAATACACTAGTTAATACAGCTGGAACTCCAAGAAGTAGAGATAGTAAATTACCTGTACGtttactaaagaaaaaaatttgaaaaatattacgtaaTTGACGCCCTCAAATGCATTTGATATAATGCACAAAAATTTCTACATACTGATCCAATTTTCacaaaaatattgaatcaaaataactatttaaataagatataattcatactaaatttcatttcaagaaaagatagttttaattataattttatgcaAATTCCATAGGCAtcaatatttactttataatgAATGCACACATCTCTCGCAGtactaatttttataaatcgtataacgatttatttaaaaaacaacaaaaatctACATAtccaatatgtattatttttcattatttctgaTGATTATTGATGACAAGCATGCGTATTCGCATCTAGaaacataaaatgaaaagattttatttctgcaaataatagtatatttctaaaatttagCATAATGCTTTCATAAGCAGGAGAATCTTTTTAAGCATTTTATATTAGCATACATGTtacttatcatttttctaacatgttttcgataattgaacaagatatatttttatgatatttatcattgagttttattattgttgtgtTTGTATCTTTTTGACAAAGCgacataatttataaaatcattataattttttaattgaaaatgaatagtttaatactaaatatatttttttttataatgatgatgaaaaatatttaattgtttcgATTTGATTTACAATAATGTTTTGCATTTTAACATATgaacatattatttatcttttattcttcaaagtacttacttttaataattacattgctttctaattttaacaaaactaacataaaattattcttcataAATAGTAGTTTTTATAATACTGTTAAAAATATGCTATCATTTAGCAAATAGAAATTGGGGTGCCTGCTTATATTGtaagattatattaaatttaatgattgaaaaatttgatGAAAGAAGGACAATTATCTCTAAGTGTATTAATAGCAGCATGATAAACTTATATTTCTTAGAAgttataaatcatatttattaataaaaagaccTTATATTAAGGAAACAAATAACtaagaagaattaaataatgGAAAATAGGATTACAGTATTGTAAATGCTAGTACTAATCTAgtccatataaatataaaaaagaagaatatataattttgataatattcttcaattaggattttatttgtttacttctcatactgtgtatatatatatatatatatatatatatatatatatatatatatatatatatatatatatatatatacatatatatacatatatatatacatatatatataatagtagtatataacaaatatgttTCACTTTGCAAAGAGATTCTATGCAGTACCAATattttagattatatataggatatatgAAAAATCTGGCCTATGTAATAATACGCTTATAGAAAACATTAGCAGAATTACACATATTACTGCTCAATAGTATATACATTACTCTAATATTGAATGTAATCATAATATTGAACTATTTCCGTTTTGAAACTAGATTGAAGAGTAGATTGAACTTAACATCCTccttataaaagtatattcaTTGTATGATTCACAATCTTATTGAAGCTAACATATTTGCAGATATATGTGAAATGGATTTctatcataaaaatttcagaattttttcatttccaataacgtgttaaaataatactaaagGAAATATTCAAGTCATGAGTCGATTAAAATACTGTgtcttaaattaaatatttataaatattaaaaagttttaatcTGTAAAAAGTTAATTGTTACGAATAGCTATATTCTAAAACTCAtggagaaaatataatatagaaagatcctatattaaaatatgtacGAAGAGTATGCACAAttactcatttatttatatagagtTTCTAGATGatttctttgtaaaaattataagagcTTCAAAgccaaagaaataattaatatttcaatatactaATGTACAAAActctgtaaaattatttatgtagTCATAATATATATGCGTAAGGATTGTGTacgcgtgtatgtatgtatatatattttagatcaCTTAAGCTTTTAAATATGCAAAAGTGTTAGTTTgctaaatataagaaaatatataatatattatgatgatgataatatatacataataaaatttcttcattaggggacatacatatatatgtatgtatgtatgcatgtaagtcccttaaagaaagaaattgtattTTCAATATCTGTTTAAacttagataaaaatattaagtaaaTAGGATTTGAAATTTAACAGCTTGAAATTGATATTGTGTGCCGGTATTGTTctggataaaaaatataactctTTCGAGAAGCAGGATCatgaaaaaacagaaagcaAAATTGTTTGGTCTAGTTGATAGAATTAATATGAcatatacgataaaaaaaaatatgaatcatGATAGTAGTaaacttaataaaaaatagtaaaaaagaaagtaagtttcttagtataaaaaatttgtaatgagcacagaattatttatattatacatataactgTTTAAATGCATAcatcaaattatatatcatcgCTATTTTTGAGAGAAGAGTATATGCATTAAATTAgatataacatatttataggtataaaaaaaaaagaatttttatttgctttatcATTGTATCATGatataacaacaaaatattCATCCTATgaagattttataatttttcgatttattataatttttttagggcaatataataaaatattttattaatctataaaaaatattaaaaggtaatacgaaaaattgataaaattaaatgtgcAATTAGGAGCTACAATGTGGTGGATGTTGATGattcgaagaaaaacaagTTAACTTGATGGAAGATTACACGAATCATGAAAggatcaaaatatataatgccATTTTGTCTTTATTAAAATCGCTTAAAATACtgcaatttatttttgtatagatttattatatgtaataactTTGTGCCAGAAAAAATATCTAGTATATGTATGAAAAATCAAGTTGAAACGTAGTATAGAAATGAGCTTgtgcaaatatatatagtatttgtGTAAATGGATGCATAGGACAATTTGTTGCTTTTTACAACTTCATACATTTTACTTACTTTAAAACTTGCATAAacataaaattctttcataaacAGAGAAATGCCTttattacttaatattattttaaaattaataataaaagattattatataaagtaattattattacattttgtatattttaaattattctttcgaaagatcattatcgaaaaacgatgTTATATGCATCCATCTCTCAATTACTTCATTTCATGatgaatatttatgtattattttttcttttgttagatagaaaatatttttaaaaacagttacatatatataataattagctattctcattcttataaaatgatttattttgagAATTTGCTCTgtattagagaaaaaagaatctgtgatgatatgaaattatttaaaaaaaaaagtaacaatgaagttatgttaacaaaaatgtaataaatagagaattcgttaaaaa from Vespa crabro chromosome 6, iyVesCrab1.2, whole genome shotgun sequence encodes the following:
- the LOC124425242 gene encoding serine/threonine-protein phosphatase 4 regulatory subunit 4-like isoform X4 produces the protein MDLEEFASLQLDKPLPDTRDEEQLKKHSLDIKLEEKPIERALHLLTKGEEIQKLSVIQNLPNLLATDAQSCMSRVVPKMQQILPTASTECHIAASSTFKTILERKLISHSIFSQTFLPSILNSLESHDPVICHAWLETLLDVIDLMPIEVIKTQILPMAISKGQLSQPVYSRMMCSRLLGKICARFNSDMIHKEVLPTVQSLCQDVNSEVRASICLQLRFVAEGLGTESLKPFLLPSLVELARDEESNVRYASVQTIVYLLPHFQDDTIKTIIGPLIKKLCESATKLEDNVICIIAQEFGKLVLGLEKYLSPAEKSWFLKYFQQLAQMGIPSMRKQIKPDLPLLDSNSIDYERCLECRRCCAFNLPAMFIFTSASLEDVDSLLSTFSALTNDSYYIIRRTVASGIHEVAKILGMKSGRIKADFVKLLKDDPEEVLQKLVPNISSTLESLVESQIIGTDKMDSTLMEIGRALLKCEAEIASTNNWRLASTMHAQLEILPKCFPSDFIFSYFVPVSSSRILHARPLPVRLAAGRSLLVFLRYNTKLMQRAELRNRINVELANNPDCYVRMMFVRMMVEALAMYSSTYFKEHFFTILLNLTEDSVANIRLKVVSLLPILKSQLWIPADKKLLTALEATVRHLLTNEKDKDVIATLTSVVQKLEQTDVRYERQSVANKITKQDLEDAKKLDEEKKLLSLSTGKSPTSAGTTSKKTISPPVRGRVIEGTTKTLPHPRTKVEQSPQSVKVHNVTKSPPVKHITTPRTEALKNSSVHEIPVTLSDNEFLVDAGIRIPKLSSPKNTPKCPVENLKIAITRMKRETDGEQSWRSSASYKGIEPKRHSSIEYEDHTKTIANMTDQLKTIRSMDYVEGLRHRNMLKENSNEQSIVNSESKTERYSVFRRKLKFGFDANQGRSIDDKVKRNSLILDKDRTKITQPKCTIESLKRHSMNSGLKHPDYSKDSKQKFKRHSLDMTDYFGRNLRRYSTLDVNHNQGVSKIPLRGVVSGSRTAPTTRASSPVCLGSIIRFNSEEIEDVPSSTTERHLTRSLSNEQLNKIRRILVLSRNTLVNTAGTPRSRDSKLPVRLLKKKI
- the LOC124425242 gene encoding serine/threonine-protein phosphatase 4 regulatory subunit 4-like isoform X1 gives rise to the protein MDLEEFASLQLDKPLPDTRDEEQLKKHSLDIKLEEKPIERALHLLTKGEEIQKLSVIQNLPNLLATDAQSCMSRVVPKMQQILPTASTECHIAASSTFKTILERKLISHSIFSQTFLPSILNSLESHDPVICHAWLETLLDVIDLMPIEVIKTQILPMAISKGQLSQPVYSRMMCSRLLGKICARFNSDMIHKEVLPTVQSLCQDVNSEVRASICLQLRFVAEGLGTESLKPFLLPSLVELARDEESNVRYASVQTIVYLLPHFQDDTIKTIIGPLIKKLCESATKLEDNVICIIAQEFGKLVLGLEKYLSPAEKSWFLKYFQQLAQMGIPSMRKQIKPDLPLLDSNSIDYERCLECRRCCAFNLPAMFIFTSASLEDVDSLLSTFSALTNDSYYIIRRTVASGIHEVAKILGMKSGRIKADFVKLLKDDPEEVLQKLVPNISSTLESLVESQIIGTDKMDSTLMEIGRALLKCEAEIASTNNWRLASTMHAQLEILPKCFPSDFIFSYFVPVSSSRILHARPLPVRLAAGRSLLVFLRYNTKLMQRAELRNRINVELANNPDCYVRMMFVRMMVEALAMYSSTYFKEHFFTILLNLTEDSVANIRLKVVSLLPILKSQLWIPADKKLLTALEATVRHLLTNEKDKDVIATLTSVVQKLEQTDVRYERQSVANKITKQDLEDAKKLDEEKKLLSLSTGKSPTSAGTTSKKTISPPVRGRVIEGTTKTLPHPRTKVEQSPQSVKVHNVTKSPPVKHITTPRTEALKNSISSSNLTRDWSNKIHLIQYLERMGQSSSTINVSSSFRWPYMCDLEHKGFTSHSTCYNIDPQYLYPRSKLKQDILKSILPTDPYSQKASTNIVVGDKTPTIANFPMNYNNSCWASSSVHEIPVTLSDNEFLVDAGIRIPKLSSPKNTPKCPVENLKIAITRMKRETDGEQSWRSSASYKGIEPKRHSSIEYEDHTKTIANMTDQLKTIRSMDYVEGLRHRNMLKENSNEQSIVNSESKTERYSVFRRKLKFGFDANQGRSIDDKVKRNSLILDKDRTKITQPKCTIESLKRHSMNSGLKHPDYSKDSKQKFKRHSLDMTDYFGRNLRRYSTLDVNHNQGVSKIPLRGVVSGSRTAPTTRASSPVCLGSIIRFNSEEIEDVPSSTTERHLTRSLSNEQLNKIRRILVLSRNTLVNTAGTPRSRDSKLPVRLLKKKI
- the LOC124425242 gene encoding serine/threonine-protein phosphatase 4 regulatory subunit 4-like isoform X2, producing MRKEHCILVSYGLDEDDDILNESTSDPKGEEIQKLSVIQNLPNLLATDAQSCMSRVVPKMQQILPTASTECHIAASSTFKTILERKLISHSIFSQTFLPSILNSLESHDPVICHAWLETLLDVIDLMPIEVIKTQILPMAISKGQLSQPVYSRMMCSRLLGKICARFNSDMIHKEVLPTVQSLCQDVNSEVRASICLQLRFVAEGLGTESLKPFLLPSLVELARDEESNVRYASVQTIVYLLPHFQDDTIKTIIGPLIKKLCESATKLEDNVICIIAQEFGKLVLGLEKYLSPAEKSWFLKYFQQLAQMGIPSMRKQIKPDLPLLDSNSIDYERCLECRRCCAFNLPAMFIFTSASLEDVDSLLSTFSALTNDSYYIIRRTVASGIHEVAKILGMKSGRIKADFVKLLKDDPEEVLQKLVPNISSTLESLVESQIIGTDKMDSTLMEIGRALLKCEAEIASTNNWRLASTMHAQLEILPKCFPSDFIFSYFVPVSSSRILHARPLPVRLAAGRSLLVFLRYNTKLMQRAELRNRINVELANNPDCYVRMMFVRMMVEALAMYSSTYFKEHFFTILLNLTEDSVANIRLKVVSLLPILKSQLWIPADKKLLTALEATVRHLLTNEKDKDVIATLTSVVQKLEQTDVRYERQSVANKITKQDLEDAKKLDEEKKLLSLSTGKSPTSAGTTSKKTISPPVRGRVIEGTTKTLPHPRTKVEQSPQSVKVHNVTKSPPVKHITTPRTEALKNSISSSNLTRDWSNKIHLIQYLERMGQSSSTINVSSSFRWPYMCDLEHKGFTSHSTCYNIDPQYLYPRSKLKQDILKSILPTDPYSQKASTNIVVGDKTPTIANFPMNYNNSCWASSSVHEIPVTLSDNEFLVDAGIRIPKLSSPKNTPKCPVENLKIAITRMKRETDGEQSWRSSASYKGIEPKRHSSIEYEDHTKTIANMTDQLKTIRSMDYVEGLRHRNMLKENSNEQSIVNSESKTERYSVFRRKLKFGFDANQGRSIDDKVKRNSLILDKDRTKITQPKCTIESLKRHSMNSGLKHPDYSKDSKQKFKRHSLDMTDYFGRNLRRYSTLDVNHNQGVSKIPLRGVVSGSRTAPTTRASSPVCLGSIIRFNSEEIEDVPSSTTERHLTRSLSNEQLNKIRRILVLSRNTLVNTAGTPRSRDSKLPVRLLKKKI
- the LOC124425242 gene encoding serine/threonine-protein phosphatase 4 regulatory subunit 4-like isoform X3, giving the protein MSRVVPKMQQILPTASTECHIAASSTFKTILERKLISHSIFSQTFLPSILNSLESHDPVICHAWLETLLDVIDLMPIEVIKTQILPMAISKGQLSQPVYSRMMCSRLLGKICARFNSDMIHKEVLPTVQSLCQDVNSEVRASICLQLRFVAEGLGTESLKPFLLPSLVELARDEESNVRYASVQTIVYLLPHFQDDTIKTIIGPLIKKLCESATKLEDNVICIIAQEFGKLVLGLEKYLSPAEKSWFLKYFQQLAQMGIPSMRKQIKPDLPLLDSNSIDYERCLECRRCCAFNLPAMFIFTSASLEDVDSLLSTFSALTNDSYYIIRRTVASGIHEVAKILGMKSGRIKADFVKLLKDDPEEVLQKLVPNISSTLESLVESQIIGTDKMDSTLMEIGRALLKCEAEIASTNNWRLASTMHAQLEILPKCFPSDFIFSYFVPVSSSRILHARPLPVRLAAGRSLLVFLRYNTKLMQRAELRNRINVELANNPDCYVRMMFVRMMVEALAMYSSTYFKEHFFTILLNLTEDSVANIRLKVVSLLPILKSQLWIPADKKLLTALEATVRHLLTNEKDKDVIATLTSVVQKLEQTDVRYERQSVANKITKQDLEDAKKLDEEKKLLSLSTGKSPTSAGTTSKKTISPPVRGRVIEGTTKTLPHPRTKVEQSPQSVKVHNVTKSPPVKHITTPRTEALKNSISSSNLTRDWSNKIHLIQYLERMGQSSSTINVSSSFRWPYMCDLEHKGFTSHSTCYNIDPQYLYPRSKLKQDILKSILPTDPYSQKASTNIVVGDKTPTIANFPMNYNNSCWASSSVHEIPVTLSDNEFLVDAGIRIPKLSSPKNTPKCPVENLKIAITRMKRETDGEQSWRSSASYKGIEPKRHSSIEYEDHTKTIANMTDQLKTIRSMDYVEGLRHRNMLKENSNEQSIVNSESKTERYSVFRRKLKFGFDANQGRSIDDKVKRNSLILDKDRTKITQPKCTIESLKRHSMNSGLKHPDYSKDSKQKFKRHSLDMTDYFGRNLRRYSTLDVNHNQGVSKIPLRGVVSGSRTAPTTRASSPVCLGSIIRFNSEEIEDVPSSTTERHLTRSLSNEQLNKIRRILVLSRNTLVNTAGTPRSRDSKLPVRLLKKKI